AAGAGATTTCCACTTTTATCTGTATTAAACATTACCTGTTCTATTTCCCCGTTATTTATGATACTCCAGGTAAAAAGAGTGACCAGAAATAGAACACTAACAACAAATCTTTTTCTCTTTAGTAAAAAAATAGCCATCTACCCAATATCCTTTCTGTTGTCAAAGCTGATCCATTCATATATTCGATAAAGAATAAAAAATGGAACAAAGATCAAAATGCAGCCGATAATAAATGGATCTTTGCCGGTTAACATTACTCGGAGCAAGCCATTCATATTAAACAAGTAATCAACGACCAATAATGTTGAAAGCATCGACCAGAAAATAGTTTTTGAGGTTCCGAACATCCCATCAGCGATATTTCTAAGAACATGGAGATTTAATATATAGGGGAAAGATAAACCTTTTGCTTTAGCTAAGGTAATATACTGTTTCTCCAATTCTTCTTCAATGTAATGAATAATGACTTTTGTTATGTAAAAGCTAATCGGTATACTTAAGCTAATAACCGGTAACAAAACAGCCTTTTCCCTAATCGAAACAACTTGAGCCAGCTTGATTCCGGTTTTTTGATAAATCAAAATGACTACCAATTGTAATAACAGAATAAACATTAAATCCGGGATTGATTCTGCTAACTCAAGTACATATTTAATTACTTTTATTCTTTTTCGAAACACGATAAGTGATAGATATGAAATGAGAAAAGCAATCAAACAAGCTGTTACGATACCTAAACCAAGTATTTTCATAGACTCAAAATACCGATCGAAAATAAACGGAAATAACGAATTAGCGCCATCCGCTGTAAAAAAATCTCCTAAAGTAAAGACCTTTACATTTAACTCCATGATGGCATGAAAATATTCCTTTAAATGAATGGTTAAGTTCGCAAATAATACAGGAAAGGCAGCGATCAGGATAAGCACTTCCACACCGATGATACACTGCAATAATAGGGATCCAAGTTTTTTTACCACGTTCATAGGTACATCCTCTTCATAATAATAATAAGTGTTTTTTTAATAAAATAAATAGGCAGTAAATTAATTATACCTATTTCTCTCTCATTTGGCTATTGTTTCCTGAAAATATCCCATTTACTGGATCCTACTAGGAGACCTTACTCTTAATTTTTTCATAGAAACAGGCTCCCATAACCTCTATAGGAACCCTTTCTTTCATTTTTTTCATAGAAATAGGCTCCTATATTCTTTATAGGAACCCTTTCTCTCATTTTTTTATAGAAACAGGCTCCTATAATCTTTATTGGAACCCTTTCTCTCATTTTTTTATAGAAACAGGCTCCTATAACCTCTATTGGATCCCTATTTTTTATTTTTTTCATAGAAACTGGATCCTATTATCTCTATCGGATCCCTTTCTCTCATTTTTTCATAGAAAAGGGCTCGTATACCGTTAAAAGTATCTTTTCTAAAAGAGATGATGTATATTTAAATTCATTAAAGAAGGAATCAGCAGTGCGCCCCAGATTAAGGTAATTAATGCCGCAAAAATCATGGCTAGAGATGAAAATGTAGCTTCTGTTTTTCCATATTCCATCGCTTTATTTGTTCCAACACCATGAGCGCCCATTCCAAGAGCGAGCCCTTTGGCAATGGGTGTTTTAATGGACAGTGATTTAATCACAGTTGGGCCGACGACACCGCCAACAATACCTGTGATAATCACGAAAACAGTCGTCAAAGTAGGCAGACCGCCGATTTCTTTCGACACCTCAATTGCAATCGGGGTTGTAATGGACCTTGGTAGGATAGAAATAATAAAGTCATATTGTAAGTGTAGCAATTTTGACAAACCATAGGATGAAAAAATCGCTACCAACGTTCCAAATGTGATACTGATAATGATGGTACCAATATATTTTTTTATAATGGCCAAATTCTTATAGATCGGTACTGCAAAAGCAACCGTAGCCGGTCCGAGCAAATGGGTCAGCCATTTGGTATCGTTCATGTATTGATTAGCTGAAACATTCGTAACTGAAATCAGGATAATTAAAAGGATTGGTGCTAGCAATAATGGATGAAAAAGTGAAATGCTCCATTTTCCATATGCCATTTTTGAAAAACGGTAAATGAGATACGTTACAATGCAAAATACAATCATCATCAATGCAGTTCACCCCTTTTCCTTCCGGTTATTTTTTCCGCAATCAGCGCCGTCATCCCCATAACAATGACAGTGCTTATCCCAATTAACACAACAATCTCGGCTCCCTGGATGCTAAGAATTTCATCATAATTCACTATCCCTACTGCTGACGGGATAAAGAAAAGCAACAATTCTGCCAACAGCCAATTAGCACCCTTCTCCACCCACTCCAGCTTTATGATTTTAAAGTAAAGTGCCAGAAAAAGGAGAAATAATCCGAACATCGATGCTGGTATTGGGAGAGGAAATACTTCTTTTAGCGCCGCTCCTAAAAATAAAAACACATGTAAAAATAATACTTGTATAATAATTACTCCAAGTTTCATCGAAAATAATCCTTTCTATTTGCAAAAAAGGAGTAAATGTCCTCTCTTTTGCCTCACGAAATTAACTATAGAGTAATGGTACGCTGATTTTCGTTATTCGTAAAATACATATTCAGAATGATTTTCATAACTAAAAGTTATAATGGCTCTTTCAAGATAAAATCTATAAATGTCCTTCCGGCATTGGAGATATAACGATCTTTCTTTGTAAGGACTGCCAGCCTCCAAAGGAT
The DNA window shown above is from Neobacillus sp. WH10 and carries:
- a CDS encoding CidA/LrgA family holin-like protein, yielding MKLGVIIIQVLFLHVFLFLGAALKEVFPLPIPASMFGLFLLFLALYFKIIKLEWVEKGANWLLAELLLFFIPSAVGIVNYDEILSIQGAEIVVLIGISTVIVMGMTALIAEKITGRKRGELH
- a CDS encoding ABC transporter permease subunit codes for the protein MNVVKKLGSLLLQCIIGVEVLILIAAFPVLFANLTIHLKEYFHAIMELNVKVFTLGDFFTADGANSLFPFIFDRYFESMKILGLGIVTACLIAFLISYLSLIVFRKRIKVIKYVLELAESIPDLMFILLLQLVVILIYQKTGIKLAQVVSIREKAVLLPVISLSIPISFYITKVIIHYIEEELEKQYITLAKAKGLSFPYILNLHVLRNIADGMFGTSKTIFWSMLSTLLVVDYLFNMNGLLRVMLTGKDPFIIGCILIFVPFFILYRIYEWISFDNRKDIG
- a CDS encoding LrgB family protein, with amino-acid sequence MMIVFCIVTYLIYRFSKMAYGKWSISLFHPLLLAPILLIILISVTNVSANQYMNDTKWLTHLLGPATVAFAVPIYKNLAIIKKYIGTIIISITFGTLVAIFSSYGLSKLLHLQYDFIISILPRSITTPIAIEVSKEIGGLPTLTTVFVIITGIVGGVVGPTVIKSLSIKTPIAKGLALGMGAHGVGTNKAMEYGKTEATFSSLAMIFAALITLIWGALLIPSLMNLNIHHLF